One region of Trichosurus vulpecula isolate mTriVul1 chromosome 1, mTriVul1.pri, whole genome shotgun sequence genomic DNA includes:
- the LOC118834972 gene encoding high mobility group protein HMG-I/HMG-Y-like: protein MSECSSKSSRSLASKQEKDGSEKRQRGQPRKQPPKEPTEAPTPKRLRGRPKWSKNQGATMGRKNTTAPGRKPRGRPKKLEKEEEECISQESSEEPQ, encoded by the coding sequence ATGAGTGAATGTAGTTCAAAGTCCAGCCGTTCCCTAGCCTCCAAGCAGGAGAAAGACGGGTCTGAGAAGAGACAGCGGGGCCAACCCCGCAAACAACCCCCGAAGGAACCCACTGAGGCACCAACTCCCAAGAGACTTCGGGGCAGACCAAAGTGGAGTAAGAACCAGGGGGCTACGATGGGCCGGAAAAACACCACTGCACCAGGGAGGAAACCAAGAGGGAGACCcaaaaagctggagaaggaagaggaagaatgcaTATCCCAGGAGTCTTCGGAGGAGCCGCAGTAA